A portion of the Chondrinema litorale genome contains these proteins:
- a CDS encoding amidohydrolase, translating to MKKSLTLLLLFLVPLLASYGQTKKVTEKKIKALKEEAKQKVAEKKKFTQVMNDKIFSFSELGFQEYETSKYITNILEENGFTIENNISNIPTAWIAKWGSGEPVIAIGSDLDCIPKASQKPGVAYHDPIIEGAPGHGEGHNSGQALNVTAALVVKEIMERENIPGTIILWPGVAEELVGTKAFFVRDGYFDDVDAVIFTHVGNNLEVSYGAARGNGLVSVEFTFEGEAAHAAGSPWRGRSALDAVELMNIGWNFKREHLPITQRSHYVITNGGDQPNVVPSIASVWYYFRDTSYPGIKNMYDEAIKIAKGSAMMTNTEVTWRYLGSAWPKHFNKVMAETMYDNIKEIGLPEWDEKDQLLAKSLQKEVGSDENGLATELSELGLPVKFNMGGGSDDIADISWKVPTINLRYPSNIPGLQGHHWSNAVAMATPIAHKGLVVGAQAEAMTLLDFFLKPELLKEAWTYFKDVQTKETEYTPFLNDEDKPAVELNTKIMETYKPELKKYYYNPEKYDTYLEQLGITYPTIKESKEKSTDGGRE from the coding sequence AATGAATGATAAAATATTCAGCTTCTCAGAACTTGGCTTTCAAGAGTATGAAACCTCTAAATACATCACTAATATTCTTGAAGAAAACGGATTCACTATTGAGAATAACATCTCTAATATTCCTACAGCATGGATAGCAAAATGGGGTTCAGGTGAGCCAGTTATTGCAATTGGTAGTGATCTTGATTGTATTCCGAAAGCTTCTCAAAAACCTGGTGTAGCCTATCATGACCCAATAATTGAAGGTGCTCCCGGACATGGAGAAGGTCATAACTCAGGACAAGCACTAAATGTAACAGCAGCCTTAGTGGTAAAAGAAATTATGGAAAGAGAAAATATTCCAGGTACTATTATTCTATGGCCAGGTGTTGCTGAAGAACTAGTTGGAACAAAAGCTTTTTTTGTAAGAGATGGATACTTCGACGATGTAGATGCAGTAATTTTCACCCATGTAGGAAACAACTTAGAGGTATCTTATGGAGCAGCTAGAGGTAATGGTTTAGTATCTGTAGAATTCACATTTGAAGGTGAAGCTGCGCACGCGGCAGGTAGTCCTTGGAGAGGTAGAAGTGCACTAGATGCGGTTGAATTAATGAATATTGGTTGGAACTTTAAAAGAGAACACCTACCAATTACACAAAGATCTCACTATGTAATTACAAATGGCGGCGACCAGCCGAATGTAGTTCCTTCTATAGCATCTGTTTGGTACTATTTCAGAGACACGTCTTATCCTGGCATAAAAAATATGTACGACGAAGCCATTAAAATTGCCAAAGGATCTGCCATGATGACCAACACTGAGGTTACATGGAGATATTTAGGAAGTGCATGGCCAAAACATTTTAACAAAGTAATGGCTGAAACAATGTATGATAACATTAAAGAAATTGGTTTACCTGAGTGGGATGAAAAAGATCAATTATTAGCTAAATCTCTTCAAAAAGAAGTAGGATCAGATGAAAACGGTCTTGCTACTGAACTTTCAGAATTAGGTTTACCAGTTAAATTCAACATGGGTGGTGGTTCTGATGACATTGCAGACATTTCGTGGAAAGTTCCAACCATCAACTTAAGGTATCCATCAAACATTCCTGGTTTACAAGGCCATCACTGGTCAAATGCTGTTGCTATGGCTACTCCTATTGCTCATAAAGGATTGGTGGTAGGAGCTCAAGCAGAAGCAATGACATTGCTCGACTTCTTTCTTAAGCCAGAACTTCTTAAAGAAGCATGGACATACTTTAAAGATGTTCAAACAAAAGAAACAGAATACACTCCTTTCTTAAATGATGAAGATAAGCCCGCTGTTGAATTGAACACAAAAATAATGGAAACTTATAAGCCAGAATTAAAAAAGTATTACTACAATCCTGAAAAATACGATACATATCTAGAACAACTGGGAATTACTTATCCTACAATAAAAGAAAGCAAAGAAAAATCAACTGATGGAGGTAGAGAATAA
- a CDS encoding outer membrane beta-barrel protein — translation MRLLFLTATILFLYVLPTKAQFTKWSFAGGFGMTAYAGDLDQTGISNLRPAFNFETWYKLHENISLKAGGSLYQLSADDHVASRNRSFRSNNYELYAAVMIMYPRNRLDFFTYIGGGITKVDPEGRVPGSYYDLPLYDIEGTKIKNPALIMPFGLGIRYKVTPTFAIVLDGGYRLTNTDYLDGVSRKEIPVSELSPAAISYYNAVNTKTDQIIKNSDNATIAGGNPNLNDLYGMLTVKLQYILPTSGRSLNRALPGLNN, via the coding sequence ATGAGATTACTTTTTCTTACCGCTACAATACTCTTTTTGTATGTACTACCTACTAAAGCCCAATTTACTAAATGGAGCTTTGCAGGTGGTTTTGGTATGACTGCTTACGCTGGTGATTTAGATCAAACTGGTATTAGCAATCTGAGACCAGCTTTTAATTTTGAAACATGGTATAAATTACACGAAAATATCTCGCTAAAAGCCGGAGGTAGTTTATATCAGCTAAGCGCAGATGATCATGTTGCAAGTAGAAATAGAAGTTTTAGATCGAACAACTACGAATTATATGCAGCAGTTATGATTATGTACCCTCGCAATCGATTAGATTTCTTTACATATATAGGTGGAGGTATTACTAAAGTAGATCCAGAAGGAAGAGTTCCAGGTAGCTATTATGATTTACCACTATACGATATTGAAGGAACAAAAATTAAAAATCCAGCTTTAATTATGCCTTTTGGCTTAGGAATACGCTATAAGGTTACTCCGACTTTTGCTATTGTATTAGATGGCGGATATAGACTTACAAATACTGATTATCTAGATGGTGTTAGCAGAAAAGAAATTCCTGTGAGTGAGTTAAGCCCTGCAGCTATCAGCTATTACAATGCAGTCAACACTAAAACTGATCAGATAATAAAAAACTCAGATAATGCTACAATTGCTGGTGGTAACCCAAATTTGAATGACTTATATGGTATGCTCACTGTTAAGCTACAGTATATTTTACCAACAAGTGGTAGAAGTTTAAATAGAGCTCTTCCAGGCTTAAACAATTAA
- a CDS encoding response regulator, with protein sequence MTQFNTVLIIDDDEISNFVSHKLIEQSSFAKNIISYDCAQNALSYINEMVNNNIDDLPDMILLDINMPVMDGWKFLEEYSGLMEGVNKKIALYMLSSSVYSKDFEVASKNKYVTGYIVKPLSREKLDEICKVKESV encoded by the coding sequence ATGACTCAATTTAATACAGTCTTAATAATCGATGATGACGAGATCAGTAATTTTGTAAGTCATAAACTAATAGAACAAAGTTCATTTGCCAAGAATATCATTTCTTATGATTGTGCACAAAATGCACTTTCTTACATTAATGAAATGGTGAATAATAATATTGATGACCTACCAGATATGATATTGCTGGATATAAATATGCCAGTAATGGATGGATGGAAGTTTTTAGAAGAATATTCTGGATTGATGGAAGGTGTTAATAAAAAAATAGCTTTATATATGCTTTCTTCGTCTGTATACAGTAAAGATTTTGAAGTTGCTTCAAAAAATAAATATGTAACTGGTTATATCGTAAAACCACTTTCAAGAGAGAAACTAGACGAAATCTGTAAAGTTAAAGAATCTGTATAA
- a CDS encoding class I SAM-dependent methyltransferase, whose protein sequence is MRKYLFEFEDFDWYPESFRNIQTNFLQLIMQTFDVFINVYPKIFKVISLTNHKNFIDFCSGGGGVILHLRKAYKDKYNEEFRAVLTDKYPNIEAFKKINKSTDGEVNFRKDSVDVTELNENFIGFWTVFNAFHHLSPFAATKFLNKAVEKSMPIAIAEPLDKNIITILFQSVFLVLFMFLSFPFLKTFTLKTFLFTYIIPVIPFCVVWDGWVSVLKVYRKNEVKKMVAIADRDKKYIWEIGLEKHQFGKVSYIIGYQNPQI, encoded by the coding sequence ATGAGAAAATATCTTTTTGAGTTTGAAGATTTTGATTGGTATCCTGAGTCTTTTAGGAATATACAAACCAATTTCCTTCAATTGATTATGCAAACTTTTGATGTATTTATAAATGTATACCCGAAGATTTTTAAAGTAATAAGTTTGACAAATCATAAGAACTTTATAGATTTTTGTTCTGGTGGTGGTGGAGTAATTCTACATTTACGAAAAGCATATAAGGATAAATATAATGAAGAATTTAGGGCAGTTTTAACTGATAAATATCCAAATATTGAAGCATTTAAGAAGATAAATAAAAGTACTGATGGTGAAGTAAATTTTAGAAAAGATTCAGTAGATGTTACTGAGCTAAATGAAAATTTTATTGGCTTTTGGACAGTATTTAATGCATTTCATCATCTATCACCTTTTGCTGCAACAAAGTTTTTAAACAAAGCAGTTGAGAAATCTATGCCTATCGCAATAGCAGAGCCACTTGATAAAAACATAATTACCATTTTATTTCAGTCGGTTTTTCTAGTATTGTTCATGTTTCTATCGTTCCCATTTTTAAAGACTTTTACCCTAAAAACTTTTTTATTCACTTATATAATACCTGTAATTCCATTCTGTGTAGTTTGGGATGGTTGGGTGTCTGTATTAAAAGTTTATAGGAAAAATGAAGTAAAAAAAATGGTAGCAATTGCTGATCGTGACAAAAAATATATCTGGGAAATAGGATTAGAAAAACATCAATTTGGAAAAGTTAGCTATATAATAGGATATCAAAATCCGCAGATATAA
- a CDS encoding OPT family oligopeptide transporter encodes MDTEKEPYIKPDQKVTELTIRAVILGAILSIVLSAANAYFGLFAGMTVSASIPAAVISMAILRAFKNSSILENNLVQTAASAGESLAAGVIFTIPALILMGYWEDFNYTETTLIALAGGILGILFTIPLRKALIVKEKLKFPEGIATSEVLKTGESEGGFIKYLVYGGLIGGLFKLSEGAMKLWTGVFEKGTILKGKAFLYFGINLSPALVAVGYIVGLNIAFLIFLGGAISWYLAIPIHIYLFGAPEGVSAVDAGYSVWNSQIRYLGVGAMIVGGFWALISIRSSLKTAFQSGVEAFRKSKSSLSETARTNLDTPMSWVIIGIGVMIVPIFLIYLSEIENVGITAFMAIIMVIAGFLFSSVAGYMAGLVGSSNNPISGVTIATILSAALLLAALMGTEDAARGAAGAILIGAVVCCAAAIAGDNMQDLKAGHMLGSTPYKQQIMQVVGVIAGAVAIAPVLSYLLEAYGIGPATDANPDSLTAPQAALMQSVATGIFGGDLPWNMVTIGGIIGAIIIAIDQYLAKINANFRMPVLAVAVGIYLPFELDSAIFVGGVIAWIIERYYSKQAKNANNTEQHEIAKDRSSKAGLLIASGLITGEALMGIMIAFLIVFNYAKKIKVFETPMWESIPGLILFIFIIYFLIHIMKKVYKQK; translated from the coding sequence ATGGATACTGAAAAAGAACCATACATTAAACCCGACCAAAAAGTCACTGAACTAACTATTCGAGCCGTAATTCTAGGAGCCATTCTCTCAATTGTTTTATCTGCTGCAAATGCATACTTCGGTTTATTTGCCGGTATGACGGTTTCTGCATCAATACCAGCAGCAGTTATCTCTATGGCTATACTTAGAGCGTTTAAAAACTCTAGTATTTTAGAAAATAACCTTGTACAAACAGCTGCCTCTGCCGGAGAGTCTTTAGCAGCTGGTGTAATTTTTACTATTCCAGCACTCATTTTAATGGGTTATTGGGAAGATTTTAATTATACAGAAACCACATTAATAGCCTTAGCAGGAGGTATCTTGGGTATTTTATTTACAATTCCTTTGAGAAAAGCACTAATTGTAAAGGAAAAATTGAAATTCCCAGAAGGAATTGCCACTTCAGAAGTATTGAAAACTGGTGAATCTGAAGGAGGATTTATTAAATACTTAGTCTATGGTGGTTTAATAGGAGGTTTGTTTAAACTCTCCGAAGGAGCAATGAAATTATGGACAGGCGTTTTCGAAAAAGGTACAATTTTAAAGGGTAAAGCTTTTCTATACTTTGGCATCAACCTCTCTCCTGCTCTAGTTGCAGTTGGTTATATTGTTGGTTTAAACATCGCTTTTCTAATTTTTCTCGGTGGAGCTATAAGTTGGTACTTAGCCATTCCTATACACATTTATTTATTTGGCGCACCAGAAGGAGTATCTGCTGTAGACGCTGGTTACTCTGTTTGGAATAGTCAAATCAGATATTTAGGAGTAGGCGCAATGATTGTCGGTGGTTTCTGGGCACTTATTAGTATTAGAAGTTCATTAAAAACAGCATTTCAATCTGGAGTTGAAGCTTTTAGGAAAAGTAAATCTTCGCTATCAGAAACTGCTAGAACAAATTTAGACACACCAATGTCTTGGGTAATAATTGGCATTGGAGTAATGATCGTACCCATATTTCTAATTTACCTCTCAGAAATAGAAAATGTTGGTATTACTGCATTTATGGCGATTATTATGGTAATTGCAGGCTTTCTATTTTCATCTGTAGCTGGTTATATGGCTGGCTTAGTAGGAAGCTCAAATAACCCTATTTCGGGAGTTACAATTGCTACTATATTATCTGCAGCTTTATTGCTTGCCGCTTTAATGGGTACAGAAGATGCCGCCAGAGGTGCAGCAGGTGCAATATTAATTGGCGCAGTAGTTTGCTGTGCCGCTGCCATTGCTGGTGATAATATGCAAGATTTAAAAGCAGGACATATGCTTGGTTCAACACCATATAAACAACAAATTATGCAAGTTGTAGGTGTTATTGCCGGGGCAGTCGCTATCGCTCCAGTATTAAGTTACTTATTAGAAGCATATGGAATTGGCCCAGCAACTGATGCTAACCCAGATTCTCTTACTGCTCCACAAGCTGCACTAATGCAGAGTGTAGCCACAGGTATCTTTGGTGGTGATCTTCCTTGGAATATGGTTACTATTGGTGGTATTATTGGAGCTATAATAATAGCTATAGATCAATATTTAGCTAAAATTAACGCTAACTTTAGAATGCCTGTGCTAGCTGTTGCTGTTGGAATATACCTACCTTTTGAACTTGATTCAGCAATTTTTGTAGGTGGTGTAATAGCTTGGATAATTGAAAGATACTATAGTAAGCAAGCAAAAAATGCCAACAATACTGAGCAACATGAAATTGCAAAAGACAGGAGTAGCAAAGCAGGATTGCTTATAGCTTCTGGTTTAATAACCGGAGAAGCACTAATGGGAATTATGATTGCCTTTTTAATTGTATTTAATTATGCTAAAAAAATTAAGGTATTTGAGACCCCGATGTGGGAAAGTATTCCGGGATTGATATTATTTATTTTCATTATATACTTTCTGATACATATTATGAAGAAAGTTTATAAGCAGAAATAA
- a CDS encoding glycosyltransferase family 2 protein — protein sequence MFEIFVIIPAFNEEKSIKNVINDIPEELVKEIVVVDNNSTDNTPNEVLKTQAILLKETRKGYGSACLKGIEYLKQKITDIENSIIVFLDGDYSDYPEQMEFVVAPIIDHQVDMVIGSRALGKKDKGSMTPQQIFGNWLATYLMKIIYGAKFTDLGPFRAIRFDALLALNMIDTNYGWTVEMQLKAAKNKLRFCEVPVDYRKRIGVSKVSGTVKGTIGAGYKILYTIFRYM from the coding sequence ATGTTTGAAATATTTGTGATTATACCAGCTTTTAATGAGGAGAAGTCAATAAAAAATGTGATTAATGATATTCCCGAAGAGTTGGTGAAAGAAATAGTTGTAGTAGACAACAACTCCACAGACAATACTCCTAATGAAGTTCTTAAAACTCAAGCAATTTTACTAAAAGAAACAAGAAAAGGATATGGCTCTGCGTGCTTAAAAGGTATTGAATACTTAAAGCAGAAAATCACAGATATAGAAAATAGTATAATTGTTTTTCTCGATGGAGATTATTCAGATTATCCCGAACAAATGGAATTTGTAGTTGCCCCAATTATAGATCATCAGGTTGATATGGTGATAGGCTCTAGAGCTTTAGGTAAAAAAGATAAAGGATCTATGACTCCGCAGCAAATTTTTGGCAATTGGCTAGCTACATACCTTATGAAAATAATATATGGTGCAAAATTTACTGACCTCGGGCCATTTAGAGCAATTAGATTTGATGCTTTACTCGCTTTAAATATGATTGACACCAATTACGGTTGGACAGTTGAAATGCAGTTAAAAGCGGCAAAGAATAAATTGAGGTTTTGTGAGGTTCCTGTTGATTATAGAAAGCGCATTGGTGTATCTAAAGTATCTGGAACAGTTAAAGGGACAATTGGAGCAGGTTACAAGATTTTGTATACGATTTTTAGGTATATGTAA
- a CDS encoding carboxypeptidase-like regulatory domain-containing protein — protein MKQLTEAITICILILVSIGTTLAETSKNRLITGKVLSEDASMSIPGVSIKVEESNIGGITNAEGKFTLRVPQGNLTLVFSLAGYLDKKIEIAEDTENLEIILQPNNAELTRNTNNRVQGKPRDNFYISSDKSALYASIWDDTKEGNWENFMDLLIDEGYDKIEDQWGMYVENRVTTYVETEKNEPISNAVVIFYSRKEKQLWKAVTDQSGKVEMWPDMFEFIPSDKYTAVVEYDDKSQSFKAIRAGGGVYHLIFKSQAKADKAGADIVLTGNLSENTNKDLQSIIQSFQNVKQKFEGTANINSEFIFHHQYDPNGFDIDFIKDFEYKNKSATIDASYEYALAKIVEMYEWSEEKQARFLFWAVDDLPSVKSTNKELIKASVKEAAAKGIQIVPIVTKSIDKETEMFLRFVATATNGEYIFLTDLNNTNYIKPSVGPIDAKPFENILEEFLKDELKLEEM, from the coding sequence ATGAAACAATTAACTGAAGCTATAACTATTTGTATTCTGATTCTTGTTTCGATAGGTACAACCTTAGCCGAAACAAGTAAAAATAGACTAATAACAGGAAAGGTATTAAGTGAAGATGCATCTATGAGTATTCCTGGTGTTAGTATTAAAGTAGAAGAAAGTAATATTGGTGGCATTACAAATGCAGAAGGTAAATTTACTCTAAGAGTTCCACAAGGCAATTTAACCTTAGTTTTCTCACTTGCTGGTTACTTAGATAAAAAAATAGAAATTGCAGAAGACACAGAAAACTTAGAAATAATACTTCAACCAAACAATGCTGAGCTTACTCGTAACACTAATAACAGAGTGCAAGGTAAGCCCAGAGATAACTTCTACATCTCTAGCGATAAGAGTGCTTTATATGCATCTATTTGGGATGATACCAAAGAAGGTAACTGGGAAAACTTTATGGACCTTTTAATTGATGAAGGTTACGATAAAATAGAAGATCAATGGGGAATGTATGTTGAAAACAGAGTAACTACTTATGTTGAAACAGAAAAAAATGAACCTATAAGCAATGCTGTTGTAATCTTCTATTCTAGAAAAGAAAAACAATTATGGAAAGCAGTAACCGACCAATCTGGCAAGGTTGAGATGTGGCCAGATATGTTTGAGTTTATTCCATCAGACAAATACACTGCTGTAGTAGAATATGATGATAAATCTCAAAGCTTTAAAGCCATAAGAGCTGGAGGAGGAGTTTATCATCTAATTTTTAAGTCTCAAGCAAAAGCAGACAAAGCTGGTGCAGACATCGTACTAACAGGAAATCTTTCTGAAAACACAAATAAAGATTTACAAAGTATTATTCAGTCTTTCCAAAACGTAAAACAAAAATTTGAAGGAACAGCAAATATAAACAGTGAGTTTATTTTCCATCATCAGTACGATCCAAATGGTTTTGATATCGATTTTATCAAGGACTTTGAATATAAAAACAAAAGCGCTACAATAGATGCAAGCTACGAATATGCTTTAGCTAAAATCGTTGAAATGTACGAGTGGTCAGAAGAGAAACAAGCAAGATTTTTATTCTGGGCAGTGGACGATTTACCTTCAGTAAAAAGCACAAACAAAGAATTAATTAAGGCCAGTGTAAAAGAAGCTGCTGCTAAAGGAATTCAAATTGTTCCGATTGTAACTAAAAGTATTGATAAAGAAACTGAAATGTTTTTAAGGTTTGTAGCTACTGCTACTAATGGAGAGTACATCTTCCTAACAGACCTAAATAACACAAATTATATTAAACCTTCTGTAGGTCCTATAGATGCTAAACCATTTGAAAACATCTTAGAAGAATTTCTGAAAGACGAATTGAAACTCGAAGAAATGTAA
- a CDS encoding zinc metallopeptidase, translating into MFWIIFIGFLLLSWIVSSRLKNKFRKYSQIPLQSGLSGAEVARQMLHDNRIYDVEVISVPGKLSDHYNPANKTVNLSEEVYHGRSAASAAIAAHECGHAVQHATAYSFLEFRSAMVPVQSASAKILNFIFLFSFIGGIFFMQFPIQLVLLVIIACYGVISLFSIITLPVELDASKRALAWISDRGVVSSSEYAMSKDALKWAALTYVVAALSSITMLLYYVLQFVGMSDD; encoded by the coding sequence ATGTTTTGGATCATTTTTATAGGCTTTTTACTGCTTAGCTGGATTGTAAGCAGTAGGTTAAAAAATAAATTTAGAAAATATTCGCAGATACCTTTGCAGTCAGGTTTGAGTGGGGCAGAGGTTGCTAGACAAATGCTTCACGATAATCGCATTTATGATGTAGAGGTAATTTCAGTTCCGGGTAAATTAAGTGACCACTATAACCCGGCAAATAAAACTGTAAACTTGAGTGAGGAAGTATATCATGGTAGAAGTGCCGCTTCTGCTGCCATTGCAGCCCACGAGTGTGGACATGCAGTGCAACATGCTACTGCTTACAGCTTTTTGGAATTTCGCTCTGCAATGGTTCCTGTTCAAAGTGCTAGTGCTAAAATTTTGAACTTCATCTTCTTATTTAGTTTTATTGGAGGTATCTTTTTTATGCAGTTTCCAATTCAGTTGGTATTATTAGTAATTATTGCTTGTTATGGCGTGATTTCACTATTTAGTATCATAACACTTCCTGTCGAGTTGGATGCAAGTAAGCGTGCATTGGCATGGATTAGCGATAGGGGAGTTGTTAGCTCATCGGAGTATGCTATGTCTAAAGATGCATTAAAATGGGCTGCTTTAACTTATGTAGTTGCTGCATTAAGTTCAATTACAATGTTGTTGTACTACGTATTGCAGTTTGTAGGAATGTCTGATGATTAA
- a CDS encoding ABC transporter permease: protein MFKNYITIALRNLLKHKFYSFINVAGLSVGIVCCILILLYVKDELSYDQYNEKAPQIYRAVAKGMFGGNEFHAPQMPSPFAETTVRDFPEVLQATRIRQRGNFLVRYDTPEGEIRSFREEEIAYVDSNFFNVFSIPLVTGEASTVLKDPNTVVINKKTAEKYFGKDNPVGKSIKINDRTDFTVTGVFDKIPENSHFNFDMLFSMETLDEAKNGFWMSFNFHTYLVLQENSDPNQLESKFPDMIVKYIGPEIERFMGASFDEFVKAGNSMNFTLQPLVDIHLKSDLMGELAANNDIKYIYIFSAIAAFILIIACINFMNLSTARSANRAKEVGVRKVMGSYRRQLIWQFLTESVIISIIAFIIASVSVPFLLDAFNEISGKEMTINYFEQYDMLLYLFAGAVFTGILAGSYPAFFLSSFTPAKVLKGNIRSGAKSGMLRSILVIFQFGISIILIVGTMIVYNQLEYIQSKNLGYNKEQVLILENTYVLGRENVQSLKNELLQNSAVKAATITADIPINGANNNTAYFPGNDPKSDQTTVLSQFNVDFDFIKAMGIDIIEGRDFNIENAADSNSLVVNEATVKHFGWTDPIGQEIGTFISDDGEVKIFKVIGVAKNFHFESLRQNIRPLVIQIGSWQNRIAVRYEAGKTKDVIDEIEGKWKRLAPGQPFNYTFMDESFAKNYEQEQKVGKLFGIFAGLAIFIACLGLFGLASFTAEQRTKEIGIRKVLGASVVSIIVLLSKEFGKLLIIAFVIASPLAWYIMHLWLRDFAFKTDITPITFVVAGAIAFSIAWVTMSYQSLKAAIAKPVKSLKAE from the coding sequence ATGTTCAAGAATTATATTACCATAGCCCTACGAAATCTGCTGAAACACAAATTCTACTCATTTATCAATGTAGCAGGTTTATCTGTTGGTATCGTTTGTTGTATTTTGATACTGCTTTATGTAAAAGATGAACTCAGCTACGATCAGTACAACGAAAAGGCACCTCAAATTTATAGAGCAGTCGCTAAAGGTATGTTTGGTGGAAATGAGTTTCATGCACCTCAAATGCCTTCTCCTTTTGCAGAAACTACTGTAAGAGATTTCCCAGAAGTATTGCAAGCAACTCGTATTAGACAAAGAGGTAACTTCTTAGTAAGATACGACACACCTGAAGGAGAAATTAGAAGCTTTCGCGAAGAAGAAATTGCTTATGTAGACTCAAACTTCTTTAATGTATTTTCTATTCCATTAGTTACTGGCGAGGCCTCTACAGTATTAAAAGACCCAAATACTGTAGTAATCAATAAAAAAACGGCAGAAAAATATTTTGGAAAAGATAATCCAGTTGGTAAGTCAATTAAAATAAATGACCGAACCGATTTCACTGTAACAGGAGTATTCGATAAAATCCCAGAAAACTCTCATTTCAATTTCGATATGTTGTTTTCTATGGAAACTCTTGATGAGGCCAAGAATGGTTTCTGGATGAGCTTTAATTTCCATACTTATCTGGTTCTGCAAGAAAACAGCGATCCAAATCAACTAGAAAGCAAGTTTCCCGACATGATTGTGAAATACATCGGGCCAGAGATTGAAAGATTTATGGGCGCTTCTTTTGATGAGTTTGTAAAGGCTGGTAATTCAATGAACTTTACACTTCAACCATTAGTAGATATACATCTAAAATCTGACTTAATGGGCGAATTAGCAGCGAATAATGATATTAAATACATATACATTTTTTCAGCAATAGCAGCCTTTATTTTAATAATTGCTTGTATCAATTTTATGAATCTTTCAACTGCTCGATCAGCAAACAGAGCAAAGGAAGTAGGTGTAAGAAAAGTGATGGGTTCTTATAGAAGACAATTGATTTGGCAGTTTCTCACAGAATCTGTTATCATAAGCATTATCGCATTTATAATAGCAAGTGTATCTGTTCCTTTTCTGTTGGATGCATTTAACGAAATCTCTGGTAAAGAGATGACTATCAATTACTTTGAACAGTATGACATGCTGCTTTATTTATTTGCTGGTGCGGTTTTCACAGGAATTCTAGCAGGTAGTTATCCAGCATTTTTCTTATCTAGTTTTACTCCTGCTAAAGTTTTAAAAGGCAATATAAGATCAGGTGCTAAGAGTGGTATGCTTAGAAGTATTCTTGTAATTTTTCAATTCGGAATTTCAATCATACTTATTGTAGGAACCATGATTGTTTACAATCAATTAGAATACATCCAAAGTAAAAATCTTGGCTACAATAAAGAGCAGGTTCTAATCTTAGAAAACACTTATGTTTTAGGTAGAGAAAATGTTCAAAGCCTTAAAAATGAGTTATTACAAAACTCTGCTGTAAAAGCAGCAACTATTACCGCTGATATTCCAATAAATGGCGCTAATAATAATACCGCTTACTTCCCTGGAAATGACCCAAAAAGTGATCAAACAACTGTTTTATCGCAGTTTAATGTTGATTTTGATTTTATTAAAGCGATGGGGATTGATATAATCGAAGGAAGAGATTTTAATATTGAAAATGCAGCAGACTCTAATTCATTAGTAGTAAATGAAGCTACAGTAAAGCATTTTGGTTGGACAGACCCAATAGGCCAAGAAATTGGAACATTTATTAGTGATGACGGCGAGGTAAAGATTTTTAAAGTAATTGGTGTTGCTAAAAACTTCCACTTTGAGTCACTAAGACAAAATATAAGACCACTTGTAATACAAATTGGCAGTTGGCAAAATAGAATTGCTGTTCGATATGAGGCAGGTAAAACCAAAGATGTAATTGATGAAATTGAAGGCAAATGGAAAAGATTGGCTCCAGGCCAACCATTTAATTACACGTTTATGGATGAGTCTTTTGCCAAAAATTATGAGCAAGAGCAAAAGGTAGGTAAGCTATTCGGAATATTCGCGGGTTTGGCAATCTTTATCGCATGCTTAGGCTTGTTTGGATTAGCCTCGTTTACTGCCGAACAAAGAACTAAAGAAATAGGCATTAGAAAGGTTTTAGGAGCTTCTGTTGTAAGTATTATCGTATTACTATCCAAAGAGTTCGGAAAACTGCTCATAATTGCCTTTGTGATCGCTTCTCCCCTTGCTTGGTATATCATGCACTTATGGTTAAGAGATTTTGCTTTCAAGACTGATATTACTCCAATTACATTCGTAGTTGCCGGAGCAATCGCCTTTAGTATCGCTTGGGTTACTATGTCTTACCAGTCTTTAAAAGCAGCAATAGCTAAACCAGTAAAATCTTTAAAAGCAGAATAA